DNA sequence from the Nitrososphaerota archaeon genome:
GGACGAGCAGAAGAAGGCGAAGGCCGAAAAGGCTCTCGAGAACGCCGGGCTGATGGGCTTTGAGAACGTCTATCCGGGTGAACTCTCAGGTGGCATGAAGCAGCGGGTGGGCGTGGCCAGGGCCCTCGCGACAGACCCGCAGGTCCTGCTCATGGACGAGCCGTTCAGCTCCCTGGACGACCTCACTGCTGAAAGGCTAAGGAAAGAGATCTACTCCCTCTTGATCAATCCGACAACTTCGGTTCAGACTGTGATAATGGTGAGCCACAACGTGGAGGAGATCATCGAGCTTGCGGACAAGGTGATCGTCCTGTCTTCGCGTCCTGGCCATGTGGTGGGAGAACTGAAGATCGACCTTCCGAGGCCTAGGAACAAGAAATCAGAGGAGTTCTTCGCACTTGTGGACAAGGTGTACTCCCTCCTATCATGACTCGAGATTGTCTTCTTAAGTCGTGGTCTGGCGCCCCGGGAGCGGACAACTAATTGGCCGAACCTCGAAGGCCTTTGCCGGTCGCGCTCGTGATGCCGGGGAACGTGAGGGCTGGCCAGGTCATCAGCCTGGTGGAAGTGGCTGGGAGCCTCGGCGCAAAGGTCGACGCGCCTCGCCTCGCTGACGAACTCGGTGCGGACATAGGGGTCCTGCTCCCCATACTAGACACAGCGGAGATGCTCGGCCTGACGAGGACGGAGAAAGGCGTGGTGTATCTGACCGAGCTCGGGCACAGGTTCCAGAAGACTTCGACGAACAAAGTACGGATGCTGAAGGACCGGCTGGCGGCGATTGAGCCCTTCCGCACTGCGCTGGACCTTGCGTCGAGAGAGAGATATGTGACAGCGGGGTTGGTAACGGACTCGCTCCTGGAAATAGGCATCAAGTGGCACTACCAGCCCGAGCTGAACGAAGCGCTGATCAAAGCCCTCCTGATCCACTGGGCCATATACGGCGGCCTGCTCAGGTACGACGGGAAGACCGGGAAGTTCCAGAAGGCCTAGTTTTCCGAGCCAAGGTACGAGTAGACCAATATGCCGCCGACGACCGTGGCGGCCACTCCGACCTTCCGGACCATGGCCGGGTGCATCCCTTCGATGTCTGAATCGAGGAGCGTCAGGTTCGCTCCCATGCCCTCGGCGAGGCCCGGGCAGGGGTCGTCGAACCCGTTGGACACCCCGTTGGCCGTGTATATCCGGACGGCCTCCTCCAAGGACAAGCTCTCCTCGGGGGCGAGCCCCCCTCTAGCCATGGCGGCCCAGGCGCCGACCATGGGGCTCATCGACTCCACCGGCGCGTCTGAGCTCCCTGAAGCCACGATTCCCTCTCCGAGCATCGACTTCAAGGGATAGAGGTACCTAACCCTCTCCTCGCCGAGGCGTTTCAGTGCCCAGGTGTCGGAGGTGATGAAGAGGGGCTGTACCGTCGCCCTGATCCCAGCCCTGGCCATCCTGACCCGAAGGTCCTTCGGGAGCAGGCTGGCGTGTTCGATCCTGTGCCTTCGGGGGTTTCCCTTCCCGGCGACCCTGGTCAGGGACCCTATGGCCTGCTCGACCGCCCTGTCGCCGATCGCGTGGATTATCACCTGGTAGCCCCCGTTGTCTGCACTCTCTACCAATCCGTCGAGTTCCTCGGCCGTGTGCCTCAGGATGCCCGTGTTCCCCGGGTCATCGGAATATGGCTCCCGGAGGGCCGCGGTCCTTGCTCCGAGCGAGCCGTCCGCGTAGATCTTCACCCCGTTTATTCTGACCTGGTCGTCGTCGAGCTTCTCCCGGATTCTCTTCTCCGCGACGTATCCAAGGGCCTCAGCGGGGATGTACAAACGATGCCTGAGTGAGAGGGCGCCCGCAGAGAGCAACGAAACAATCGCCTCGAGCTCTGAGGCGTAGCTGTCCGCGGACACAATCGTGTGCAGGGTGGTCAGCCCAAACTTCGCAGCTTCGCCCTCTGCGGAAAGGAGGTCCGCGACGCAGTCCTGCGAGCTCCTTGGAATCCTTGCGAAGACCTTCTCCTGGGCGCCTTCCTTGAGGATACCCGTGAGCCGGCCTGAAGAGTCTCGTTCGTACTCGCTACCCTGGATTCCGTCTAGGGATAGCGTCTCTATGGCCACCGTATTCAGGAGGACGATGTGCCCGCAGACCCGTGAAAGGGCCACGGGGTTCCGGGGACTCAGGTCGTCTATGTCGACGCGGCTTGGCATCCGAGCCTCGGGGAAGGCCTCCTGGTCCCAACCCTTGCCTCTGATCCACTCACCAGGCTGCGCTCGCTGTATCTTCGCGAAGAGCCTTAGTCTGATGCCGGTGACGTTGCTGGTGCCCCGGAGGTCCACGCTCCGCTTAAGCCACCCGAATTCGAAGGGGTGACAGTGTGAATCGACAAGTCCCGGCAGCAGGGTGGACCCTCCCGCGTCAAGCTTGATGGTGCCTGCAGGCACGTCTGGCGTAGTCTCCTGGGATATCCTCGAGATAAGCGCGCCTTCAACAAGAACGGAAGCATGTTTCCTCTCGCCGATGCTGCAATTCTCTATCAGGAGGCCCATGCGCTCAACTTCTTTCGCGCAAATTCGACGGAGCGTGTATTTATCCGCGTCCCGGCGAGTTCTCGCAGGTCCCCCGGCGAGTCGACGTCGAAGAGGACGCCTCGGCTGCAGTGGACGGCCAGGGTGGAGCTGTTTCGAGCTACGGCCCTGACATGGTTCCAGAAGCTGTCCGAATCGTAGCTCAATTCCAGGCGAGGACTTCTCGAGAAGATGAGGAGGTTGGTGCCGTCGAAGGACTTGGAAGGAGAGACCACGCTGTCGAAGCGGGAACCCAGGTTCGCGACCGAGGCCAGTTCCCGGGCCGTCAGGAGGGGGAGGTCGGAGGGGAGCACGAGGAAGCGATCCCAACCCTTGAGGAACCTCATCCCCCTTTCGACCGCGGCGTCGACCCCCTTGTCGGAGGTCTCCCT
Encoded proteins:
- a CDS encoding ABC transporter ATP-binding protein; the protein is MSKGPLQLTTGQTVVTVNHVSLDYHKEKEPLPVLVDISFTAGKDEFVMITGPSGCGKSTLLRIIGGLSKPTSGAVKVMDSEVTGPRSELTLVFQNFVLLPWRTALENVLFGLSSRRDLTDEQKKAKAEKALENAGLMGFENVYPGELSGGMKQRVGVARALATDPQVLLMDEPFSSLDDLTAERLRKEIYSLLINPTTSVQTVIMVSHNVEEIIELADKVIVLSSRPGHVVGELKIDLPRPRNKKSEEFFALVDKVYSLLS
- the cofC gene encoding 2-phospho-L-lactate guanylyltransferase, giving the protein MNPLSVIVPFKAVDGKSRLSSDLSPADRRALSELMLLDVLRAVRGAGLVDRCVVVSSDRRALSLASRSGATPARETSDKGVDAAVERGMRFLKGWDRFLVLPSDLPLLTARELASVANLGSRFDSVVSPSKSFDGTNLLIFSRSPRLELSYDSDSFWNHVRAVARNSSTLAVHCSRGVLFDVDSPGDLRELAGTRINTRSVEFARKKLSAWAS
- a CDS encoding AAA-associated domain-containing protein, which translates into the protein MAEPRRPLPVALVMPGNVRAGQVISLVEVAGSLGAKVDAPRLADELGADIGVLLPILDTAEMLGLTRTEKGVVYLTELGHRFQKTSTNKVRMLKDRLAAIEPFRTALDLASRERYVTAGLVTDSLLEIGIKWHYQPELNEALIKALLIHWAIYGGLLRYDGKTGKFQKA
- a CDS encoding amidohydrolase family protein; protein product: MGLLIENCSIGERKHASVLVEGALISRISQETTPDVPAGTIKLDAGGSTLLPGLVDSHCHPFEFGWLKRSVDLRGTSNVTGIRLRLFAKIQRAQPGEWIRGKGWDQEAFPEARMPSRVDIDDLSPRNPVALSRVCGHIVLLNTVAIETLSLDGIQGSEYERDSSGRLTGILKEGAQEKVFARIPRSSQDCVADLLSAEGEAAKFGLTTLHTIVSADSYASELEAIVSLLSAGALSLRHRLYIPAEALGYVAEKRIREKLDDDQVRINGVKIYADGSLGARTAALREPYSDDPGNTGILRHTAEELDGLVESADNGGYQVIIHAIGDRAVEQAIGSLTRVAGKGNPRRHRIEHASLLPKDLRVRMARAGIRATVQPLFITSDTWALKRLGEERVRYLYPLKSMLGEGIVASGSSDAPVESMSPMVGAWAAMARGGLAPEESLSLEEAVRIYTANGVSNGFDDPCPGLAEGMGANLTLLDSDIEGMHPAMVRKVGVAATVVGGILVYSYLGSEN